A window from Opitutia bacterium ISCC 52 encodes these proteins:
- a CDS encoding DUF2892 domain-containing protein, whose translation MNIDRAVLLWAGLAVLVSLALGHWVHPYWHFLTAFAGFNMIQSSFTGFCPAAAAFRAMGLTGGCAFGDKGE comes from the coding sequence ATGAATATTGATCGCGCAGTTTTATTATGGGCCGGGCTTGCAGTCCTTGTGAGTTTAGCCTTGGGTCATTGGGTCCACCCTTACTGGCATTTTCTTACGGCATTTGCCGGATTTAATATGATCCAGTCTTCATTTACGGGATTCTGTCCTGCCGCAGCTGCATTTCGCGCCATGGGTCTTACCGGCGGGTGCGCCTTTGGGGACAAAGGAGAATAG